The proteins below are encoded in one region of Buttiauxella gaviniae:
- a CDS encoding aldo/keto reductase has product MQTVKLNNGIEMPLLGFGVFQMTDAAECERAVIDAVETGYRLIDTAASYQNETQVGNALKQVGIARDELFVTTKLWLQDTSYEGAKAQFERSLNRLQMDYVDLYLIHQPYGDVHGAWRAMEELQQAGKICAIGVSNFHPDRLADLMAFNKVAPAVNQIEVNPFNQQLHAVPWMQSRGIQPEAWAPFAEGKNGLFQHPVLAEIGHKYGKSVGQVVLRWIFQRGVVSLAKSVRKERMAENINILDFELNSEDMLRIAALDTATSAFFSHRDPAMVEWLTGRKLDV; this is encoded by the coding sequence ATGCAAACGGTAAAACTGAACAATGGGATTGAAATGCCCCTGCTGGGCTTTGGTGTATTTCAGATGACGGATGCCGCTGAATGCGAAAGAGCCGTTATTGATGCCGTCGAAACGGGCTATCGTCTTATCGATACCGCGGCTTCCTACCAGAATGAAACCCAGGTTGGGAACGCGCTGAAACAGGTGGGTATCGCACGCGATGAGCTCTTTGTAACCACTAAATTATGGTTGCAGGACACCAGCTACGAAGGTGCTAAAGCGCAGTTCGAACGTTCATTGAACCGTCTGCAAATGGACTATGTTGATCTCTACCTGATTCACCAGCCTTACGGCGATGTTCACGGCGCGTGGCGTGCGATGGAAGAGCTGCAACAGGCAGGCAAAATTTGCGCCATTGGCGTCAGTAACTTCCATCCTGACAGACTGGCGGATCTTATGGCCTTCAACAAAGTTGCCCCTGCGGTGAACCAAATTGAAGTGAATCCCTTCAATCAGCAATTGCACGCCGTTCCGTGGATGCAAAGCCGTGGCATTCAGCCTGAAGCCTGGGCACCGTTTGCAGAAGGTAAAAATGGTCTGTTCCAGCACCCTGTATTAGCGGAGATAGGTCATAAATACGGTAAAAGCGTGGGCCAGGTTGTTCTGCGGTGGATTTTCCAGCGCGGCGTCGTTTCTCTGGCAAAATCAGTGCGAAAAGAGCGCATGGCAGAGAACATCAATATTCTCGATTTTGAACTCAATTCTGAAGACATGCTGCGAATTGCCGCCCTTGATACTGCCACCAGCGCATTCTTCTCCCACCGTGATCCGGCGATGGTGGAGTGGCTGACTGGCCGCAAACTCGACGTTTAA
- a CDS encoding EAL domain-containing protein, with translation MSNPLVRPIIINPYARLFISLLLFIVLISSGLSLLHYQFVKTMKASTSDLANQLINKTENILVHSENTSLLISDLLGKPCTKKMIEKMQNVVAEGLYLRNTSVFRDGKIYCSSAPEVVGMPIRTADKFYTRHILLFTDRFVTKGVPLFALRIDRNNLGIVTIIDGRYVQNMLEIMNNRAGKLVSYLKVGDSWIEGSGEVHNTILPELNFVTSLQGRRMPVNIIVGVKGSSLWKQFWSEYWFVISSVALASLLCAIFIYQILSRPYKTKTVLRKALKRNEFMPWLQGVVDKNGKICGAEVLMRWQNRDNKIISPDIFIPAAEESGLIVPMTSSLLQPLQHFLLQNLEALPADFVLSINISKFHFQDMRLAEECRNFLNPFPEKAISLCLEITERELIEQTPLTDELLKQLHNMGVKIAIDDFGTGHASFNYLKAFKVDFLKIDRSYINTIGTPSVSASLVDIIINMAKKLEIDVVAEGVENKEQADYVIKHSVNKLQGFYYHKPVPLLKFGELLNNDL, from the coding sequence ATGAGCAATCCCTTAGTCAGACCCATTATCATCAATCCTTATGCACGTTTATTTATCTCACTACTTTTATTCATTGTTCTCATCAGTTCCGGTCTCTCGTTACTCCACTACCAGTTTGTAAAAACGATGAAGGCAAGCACTTCTGATTTAGCGAATCAGTTAATCAATAAAACTGAAAATATTCTTGTTCATTCAGAAAACACCTCTCTTTTGATCAGCGATCTGCTGGGTAAGCCCTGCACTAAAAAGATGATCGAAAAGATGCAAAATGTGGTGGCTGAGGGGCTTTATCTGCGTAATACCAGTGTTTTTCGGGACGGGAAAATTTACTGCTCATCAGCACCGGAGGTGGTGGGCATGCCAATCCGTACTGCTGATAAATTTTACACACGCCATATACTGTTATTTACCGATCGTTTCGTCACGAAAGGGGTGCCGTTATTTGCTCTTCGTATCGATAGAAATAATCTGGGTATTGTCACGATTATAGATGGTCGTTACGTGCAAAATATGCTGGAAATAATGAATAACAGGGCGGGTAAATTAGTTTCGTACTTAAAAGTCGGCGATAGCTGGATTGAAGGAAGTGGAGAAGTGCATAACACAATTTTACCGGAGCTTAATTTTGTCACCTCATTGCAGGGGCGCAGAATGCCGGTGAATATTATTGTGGGTGTTAAAGGTTCGTCCTTATGGAAGCAATTCTGGTCCGAATATTGGTTCGTAATAAGCAGCGTTGCCCTGGCAAGCCTACTGTGCGCAATATTTATATATCAAATTTTATCGCGCCCCTACAAGACAAAAACAGTACTTCGCAAGGCATTAAAAAGAAATGAATTTATGCCATGGCTACAGGGTGTTGTAGATAAAAACGGCAAAATTTGTGGGGCTGAAGTATTGATGCGCTGGCAAAACAGAGACAATAAAATCATCAGCCCGGATATCTTTATCCCTGCCGCAGAGGAGAGTGGCCTGATCGTGCCGATGACCTCTTCTTTATTGCAGCCATTACAGCATTTCTTATTACAAAATCTGGAGGCTCTTCCTGCGGATTTTGTTCTCAGTATCAATATCAGTAAGTTTCATTTTCAAGATATGAGGCTTGCAGAAGAGTGCCGTAACTTCCTGAATCCCTTCCCTGAAAAGGCTATTTCACTCTGTCTGGAAATAACGGAGCGGGAACTGATTGAGCAAACCCCACTGACGGATGAGCTTTTAAAGCAGTTACATAATATGGGCGTTAAAATAGCCATTGATGATTTTGGTACCGGCCATGCTTCATTTAACTATTTGAAAGCCTTTAAAGTCGATTTTCTTAAAATCGATCGCTCATATATTAATACTATTGGTACGCCATCGGTTTCCGCTTCTTTAGTCGATATTATTATCAATATGGCAAAAAAACTGGAAATAGATGTGGTTGCCGAGGGTGTTGAAAATAAAGAGCAGGCTGATTATGTGATAAAACACAGCGTGAATAAGCTACAGGGCTTTTACTACCACAAGCCGGTTCCTTTATTGAAGTTCGGTGAATTACTCAATAACGATTTGTAA
- a CDS encoding DMT family transporter yields the protein MQLILILMVIAGGMGLSVEAGLLGPLGGKVGDLWATFSVFGVGAGLTFLLMLFFSPRNSPSFFSQPSWQLSGGVLGPIYVIILTVVTPAIGIAMTMIGILAGQVFKSLIIDHFGLLGTPQRKIDSKRIIALVFIIAALVLVAQG from the coding sequence ATGCAACTTATATTGATTTTAATGGTTATCGCTGGAGGCATGGGGCTGTCCGTAGAAGCAGGGTTGCTGGGGCCGCTGGGCGGGAAGGTCGGTGATTTATGGGCAACGTTCAGCGTCTTTGGGGTGGGGGCGGGACTGACATTTCTCCTGATGCTGTTTTTCAGCCCGCGCAACAGCCCGTCATTTTTTTCACAACCCTCATGGCAGTTGTCAGGAGGCGTACTCGGCCCTATTTACGTCATCATTTTAACCGTTGTCACCCCCGCGATTGGTATCGCCATGACGATGATTGGCATCCTTGCAGGACAGGTATTTAAAAGCCTGATTATTGACCACTTTGGCCTGCTGGGTACGCCACAGCGGAAAATTGACAGCAAACGCATCATCGCGCTGGTTTTCATCATTGCGGCGCTGGTTCTGGTTGCACAAGGGTAA
- a CDS encoding DMT family transporter: MTIIMILLAVMGGATLSIQAAINGQLGSKVGVFKSAFLTFSVGALVTGLLIFFFEPKHALTLMDVPKWQLLGAMFGVPYIVIMVLAVQRIGTAVATVAVIFGQLTMSMLIDNFGWLGNEPIPFSMSRLGAIVCLGIALFFIYSSSRTIAAKEKTFGQAAIKD, from the coding sequence ATGACAATAATAATGATTCTTTTAGCGGTGATGGGCGGAGCCACGTTGAGTATTCAGGCCGCCATCAACGGGCAATTGGGCAGCAAAGTCGGGGTGTTCAAAAGTGCGTTCCTGACGTTTTCCGTCGGGGCATTGGTTACGGGTCTGCTGATCTTCTTCTTTGAGCCTAAACATGCACTCACCCTGATGGATGTCCCGAAATGGCAACTGCTGGGGGCCATGTTCGGCGTGCCGTACATCGTTATCATGGTCCTGGCGGTGCAGCGTATTGGCACGGCGGTCGCCACGGTCGCGGTGATTTTCGGTCAGTTAACCATGAGTATGCTTATCGATAATTTTGGCTGGCTGGGAAATGAGCCGATACCGTTTTCGATGAGCCGCCTCGGCGCCATCGTCTGCCTGGGTATCGCGCTGTTCTTTATCTACTCCAGCAGCCGAACGATAGCCGCAAAGGAAAAGACGTTTGGTCAGGCAGCCATAAAGGACTAG
- a CDS encoding RraA family protein codes for MWNNDSELFHLMRSKLFTAVVGDILDTLGYLHQFVAPQIKPLHVDMVVAGRAMPVLEADVYEISSTSGRSEIGTKPFGIMFEALDSLQENEVYITTGSSLRYALWGGLMTTRAMHLKAAGAVLDGYVRDSNEILELAFPTFSHGTYAQDQGPRGKVIDYRVPIEFHGVRINPGDIVYGDRDGLLIIPQQVEKQVITLALEKVATESEVRLAIRDGMSTVAAFEKFGVM; via the coding sequence ATGTGGAACAACGACAGTGAATTATTTCATCTAATGCGCAGCAAACTATTTACGGCAGTGGTTGGCGATATTCTCGATACGCTCGGTTATTTACACCAATTTGTTGCTCCGCAAATAAAACCACTCCATGTAGATATGGTGGTCGCAGGCCGTGCAATGCCCGTTCTGGAAGCGGATGTATATGAAATTTCATCTACTTCCGGGCGGAGTGAAATAGGCACAAAACCGTTTGGCATAATGTTTGAAGCACTAGATTCGTTACAGGAAAACGAGGTTTATATCACTACCGGTAGTTCGCTGCGGTATGCGCTGTGGGGCGGTTTGATGACGACTCGAGCGATGCACCTTAAAGCTGCAGGTGCCGTGTTAGATGGATATGTCCGTGACTCTAACGAAATTCTTGAGTTGGCTTTCCCTACTTTTTCGCATGGGACCTACGCCCAGGATCAAGGGCCGCGCGGTAAGGTGATTGATTATCGAGTACCGATTGAATTCCACGGCGTGCGTATTAATCCTGGAGATATCGTGTATGGCGATCGCGACGGGTTGCTGATTATTCCACAGCAAGTTGAAAAACAAGTCATTACTCTGGCCCTGGAAAAAGTCGCCACGGAGAGTGAAGTCCGCTTAGCTATCCGGGATGGCATGAGTACCGTCGCTGCTTTTGAGAAATTCGGCGTGATGTAA
- a CDS encoding Eco57I restriction-modification methylase domain-containing protein codes for MHQHITDKSFQGFFTDAHDLRNTMITLLGDVSNQNIIEPCFGEGAFIKNLIGNPKNIDAIDIDENHFLNDLKIQNCNYFHADFIDYFVQPNNRKIVLPNTEYDSTICNPPYGLKFSQEYRKLIKKAFPDVYAKESYALFFYFTLQKLKKGGRYVFIIPDTFLTSTHLRSMRHFILESAKPSHIIQFKSKRFGSVNFGYCNMCIIAGNVATLSADSEVNWIDAIDSNQPLLQLLETDHTIVRGDYFINNVDKAWINPKLFELIKISRETVTLGEIAECKTGIYTGDNQRFCGYDSENPPKRINGHPVDWSLVNITPTEFEKEHGIDSDIAYVPFFRGGHRNIFEDTNSCIRWDHEAVAYYYKDKKARLQNKDFYFKKGLAIPMVTSGRLTASEMDNCIFDQGVVGVFAKSASYHDFLLIYLNHPFATEQKSLVSPGANNSANYLKRINVPKLTEAELLEASKIVELAKVQGWEKTEDKRNDFISSVF; via the coding sequence ATGCACCAACATATTACGGATAAATCTTTTCAAGGTTTTTTTACAGACGCCCATGACCTTAGAAATACAATGATTACTTTGTTGGGGGATGTGTCTAATCAAAATATTATTGAACCTTGCTTCGGCGAGGGTGCATTTATAAAAAACCTAATCGGAAATCCTAAAAATATTGATGCTATTGATATTGATGAAAATCATTTTTTAAATGACTTAAAGATACAAAACTGTAATTATTTTCACGCCGATTTCATCGATTATTTTGTTCAACCAAATAATCGTAAAATTGTATTGCCTAATACTGAATATGATTCAACTATTTGCAACCCACCTTACGGTTTAAAATTCTCACAAGAGTATAGAAAACTGATAAAAAAAGCATTCCCTGATGTGTATGCTAAAGAATCTTATGCCTTATTCTTCTATTTTACTTTGCAGAAATTAAAAAAAGGAGGGCGATATGTTTTCATTATCCCTGATACCTTCCTTACGAGCACGCATTTGAGGTCTATGAGACATTTTATACTTGAATCAGCTAAACCAAGTCATATCATTCAGTTTAAAAGCAAGCGATTCGGCTCTGTTAACTTCGGTTACTGTAACATGTGCATTATCGCTGGTAATGTGGCCACCCTTAGTGCTGATAGCGAAGTTAATTGGATCGATGCAATTGACTCAAACCAACCTCTCTTACAATTGCTAGAAACGGATCATACTATTGTTCGTGGTGATTATTTTATTAATAACGTGGACAAAGCTTGGATTAATCCAAAATTATTTGAATTAATTAAGATATCTCGCGAAACTGTAACTCTGGGTGAGATTGCTGAGTGCAAAACAGGAATTTATACAGGAGATAACCAAAGATTTTGTGGATATGACTCCGAAAATCCTCCTAAAAGAATCAATGGTCACCCTGTTGATTGGAGCCTAGTAAATATAACTCCAACTGAGTTTGAGAAGGAACATGGTATAGATTCAGATATCGCTTATGTGCCTTTTTTTCGAGGAGGGCATAGAAATATCTTTGAAGATACAAATAGCTGTATTCGATGGGATCATGAAGCTGTCGCGTATTATTATAAAGATAAGAAGGCTCGGCTTCAAAACAAAGATTTTTATTTTAAAAAGGGACTTGCTATACCTATGGTTACCTCTGGAAGGTTAACAGCCTCAGAAATGGATAACTGCATTTTTGACCAAGGTGTTGTTGGTGTTTTCGCTAAAAGTGCAAGCTACCATGATTTTTTATTGATTTACCTAAATCACCCATTTGCAACAGAACAAAAGTCCCTAGTATCACCAGGGGCTAATAACTCCGCAAACTATTTGAAGAGAATTAACGTTCCTAAGTTGACCGAAGCTGAGCTGTTAGAAGCAAGCAAAATAGTCGAGTTAGCGAAAGTGCAAGGATGGGAAAAAACAGAAGACAAAAGAAATGATTTTATTTCCTCAGTCTTTTAA
- a CDS encoding LysR family transcriptional regulator has product MYDIRNMSIRSLLIFIDVYETQNFSVVARREGISASQVSRVIHQLEDALGQQFFYRNTRAIIPTESGHLFIRHARAMASNLEDARRELDERSLEPSGLIRINAPVFFGQRHVAPALPGLAERHSRLSIDLTLTDDYIDPHRDAADVIFRIGMLTDSSFHARVFGQQFYHLAASPEYLRKHGTPESPDDLNRHKCLVYRGSSGPNRWLARQPGREWVHYPVSPLMLSNNAETLLIAALGGMGIVLFPDWLIGERLQSGELVELLPDMDTSIKTEPQNIAAIYPNARHPPLSVRAVIDYYIDVFGKPLYWQSEVGARR; this is encoded by the coding sequence ATGTATGACATCAGAAACATGAGTATTCGCTCGCTGCTTATCTTTATTGATGTGTACGAAACGCAGAATTTTTCCGTGGTTGCCCGCCGGGAGGGAATTTCAGCCTCGCAGGTTTCACGCGTCATTCATCAGCTTGAAGATGCACTCGGTCAGCAGTTTTTTTACCGCAACACGCGGGCCATCATCCCAACGGAGAGTGGCCATCTCTTTATCCGGCATGCCCGGGCGATGGCGAGTAATCTTGAGGACGCACGACGGGAGCTGGATGAGAGATCGCTGGAGCCTTCCGGCTTAATCCGAATCAACGCTCCGGTGTTTTTCGGGCAAAGGCACGTAGCACCCGCTCTTCCCGGCCTGGCAGAACGTCATTCCCGGCTCAGTATCGACCTTACGTTAACCGATGATTATATCGATCCCCACAGAGATGCAGCCGATGTGATCTTTCGCATCGGTATGCTTACTGACTCCTCTTTTCACGCGCGCGTGTTCGGGCAGCAGTTTTATCACCTCGCGGCATCTCCAGAGTATCTCCGTAAGCATGGTACGCCTGAGAGTCCGGACGACCTTAATCGCCACAAATGCCTTGTCTATCGAGGATCTTCTGGCCCTAATCGTTGGTTGGCGCGACAGCCTGGCCGGGAGTGGGTTCACTATCCTGTTTCGCCGCTGATGTTATCCAACAATGCAGAAACGCTGCTTATCGCGGCATTGGGCGGCATGGGCATCGTACTTTTTCCGGACTGGTTAATTGGGGAGCGGTTACAAAGCGGCGAGTTGGTTGAACTCCTGCCTGATATGGACACCTCCATCAAGACGGAGCCACAGAACATTGCGGCGATCTATCCCAACGCGCGGCACCCGCCTCTGAGCGTCAGGGCGGTTATAGATTACTATATTGACGTCTTCGGTAAGCCTCTTTACTGGCAATCAGAGGTCGGTGCTCGCCGGTGA
- a CDS encoding C2 family cysteine protease, whose protein sequence is MPDLNSIGSWSKSDYERLTADFVSTMTADQIHAMNHTSWMPDAAAAGFTPEMVASINISMYWFGAGWLNNLSTEAIQGLTQTQMAELTANTLCGLDAKHLSALQPEQVSAIKASFYWFNEEWLNNLTIPALQAITPAQLNGLTGANLSKLDSAHAAALTATQMASWITTYYWFSSTFINNLNTQTFQAITAAHLNELTGANFSALDKTHIASLTLETLGGLNDSHLSALSAEQVSAITHLEALSSAQFGLLNISGLPASTLKNLTESEYSALTASQLEAISADKFAGLNLSGLSTSAIGSMSKAVYQKLTPQQIATLSPEQIHAMAHTSWMSDATASAFTPEQVQNISIGMNWFSAEWFNNLSIATFQAMTPAQVGQLSSQTVAALDNEHLHALTADQVCSMNSFGKLSSAQFGLLDISRMPTSVIGNFSDTQYKGLTANQIATLSAEQINAMGHAGWMTDDAASGFTADQIKNCTQNFYWFSPGWFNHLTKEAFQAIKPESMSHIFLDAFNGLDAERRAQLTADQVGGITYNFYFFSSVWFNSLSPDAVKGITADQLGHIQTDNFTHWDNDHLAALTAAQVAVAPHLNALTSEQFGHLDISQLSVSSITQLSKTEYQGLTAQQIASLSAEQIQALQHLSWISPAATQGFSATQMQAFGNDLSGFSGTFLNNLSLDAFHALTAGQLTTLNPVAFVSLDYRHFLALNNFSDLVGLVSSLTTDQLLTLSPMLSPEQKALLPEGQQALINKSVEAGFSLVDSVHDPILKNSLHNVVTNDLSVFSFTTIESALKDLASQLTGDLTESQYNDIKNYVQEIGNVCGTDSAIYSLVNGMIGTNGASVYWSATGDGERIGSLNVGSSAVQFNQLISNWFDGANDPKSSSADHVDGRPVFAKGGPTINDIQQGGVGDCSLLSALQAVVDASPDFIKSMIVQNPNDTYSVRFFKDGVAHWVTVDGNAYSSGTSSATSSWAAIVERANVDFEATYLNETNDYSSLPGGYDKLEEITGDNYTTFRALYTTEDKWNTTDYELLKTAVLNGQPVQFSSWESSKNATTGQTNFVSGHAFAIIGFDDVTNDFILSNPWGAFRNDNVQGTFEASMDQMWQGGNFSTGISIVNSNGAPDAAGQLVHAMAAVNPSPSAALDTRALALNVNNGNLAASHA, encoded by the coding sequence ATGCCCGACCTAAATTCGATTGGTTCATGGAGCAAATCTGATTACGAACGACTGACCGCTGATTTCGTCAGTACCATGACGGCGGACCAAATTCACGCCATGAATCATACTTCGTGGATGCCGGATGCCGCAGCGGCTGGATTTACACCTGAAATGGTGGCGAGCATTAATATCAGTATGTACTGGTTCGGTGCTGGATGGCTGAATAACCTCAGTACAGAGGCAATACAAGGGTTGACACAAACGCAAATGGCGGAGCTGACCGCGAATACGCTTTGCGGCCTGGATGCTAAACATTTATCCGCCCTGCAACCTGAACAAGTCTCGGCGATTAAGGCGAGTTTTTACTGGTTTAACGAAGAGTGGTTAAACAACCTGACGATTCCGGCCTTGCAGGCGATTACGCCCGCTCAGTTGAACGGGCTGACCGGAGCCAATCTTTCTAAGCTCGATAGTGCCCATGCGGCTGCACTGACGGCGACGCAAATGGCAAGCTGGATCACGACCTATTATTGGTTCTCTTCAACCTTCATTAACAATCTTAATACCCAGACTTTCCAGGCGATTACCGCCGCCCATCTGAATGAGCTTACTGGCGCGAACTTTAGCGCGCTGGATAAAACGCACATTGCCAGCCTTACCCTTGAAACCCTCGGTGGCCTGAATGACTCGCATCTTTCGGCATTATCCGCAGAACAGGTCAGTGCCATTACCCACCTTGAGGCATTGAGCAGTGCGCAGTTTGGGTTGTTAAACATTTCAGGATTGCCGGCTTCGACGCTGAAAAACCTGACGGAAAGTGAATACTCCGCCCTGACGGCCAGCCAGCTTGAAGCGATAAGCGCGGATAAATTTGCGGGGCTTAATCTTTCCGGGCTTTCAACCTCTGCTATTGGCTCAATGAGCAAGGCGGTTTACCAGAAGCTAACCCCTCAGCAGATTGCGACATTAAGCCCGGAGCAAATCCATGCGATGGCCCACACTTCGTGGATGTCCGATGCGACCGCCAGCGCTTTCACGCCAGAACAGGTGCAAAACATCAGTATCGGGATGAACTGGTTCAGCGCGGAGTGGTTTAACAACCTGAGCATTGCAACATTCCAGGCGATGACACCTGCGCAGGTGGGCCAGCTTTCCTCGCAGACGGTCGCGGCGCTGGATAACGAGCATTTGCACGCCCTGACCGCAGATCAGGTCTGTAGCATGAATAGCTTCGGTAAACTGAGCAGCGCGCAATTTGGCCTGTTAGATATTTCCCGAATGCCAACGTCAGTCATTGGTAATTTTAGTGATACCCAATATAAAGGCCTGACGGCAAATCAAATTGCCACGTTAAGCGCTGAGCAAATTAATGCGATGGGCCATGCGGGATGGATGACTGATGATGCCGCTTCCGGCTTTACGGCCGATCAGATTAAGAATTGCACTCAGAACTTTTACTGGTTCTCGCCTGGCTGGTTTAACCACCTGACTAAAGAAGCCTTCCAGGCCATAAAGCCTGAGAGTATGAGCCATATATTCCTCGATGCATTTAATGGTCTGGACGCCGAGCGCCGGGCTCAATTAACCGCGGATCAGGTTGGCGGGATTACCTATAACTTCTACTTCTTCTCTTCCGTCTGGTTTAACAGTCTAAGCCCGGATGCGGTGAAAGGGATTACGGCCGATCAGCTTGGCCATATTCAGACTGACAATTTCACACACTGGGATAACGACCATTTGGCGGCGTTAACGGCTGCACAAGTCGCAGTCGCTCCGCATCTGAACGCTTTGACGAGTGAACAGTTCGGGCATTTAGATATTTCCCAGCTCTCCGTTTCGTCTATCACGCAATTATCTAAAACGGAATATCAGGGGCTGACTGCACAGCAAATTGCCTCATTAAGCGCTGAACAAATTCAGGCTTTGCAGCACCTCAGTTGGATCTCACCGGCTGCGACCCAGGGTTTTTCTGCCACGCAGATGCAAGCCTTTGGCAATGATTTATCCGGTTTTTCAGGCACATTCCTTAACAACCTGAGCCTGGATGCCTTCCATGCATTAACCGCGGGGCAGTTGACGACTCTTAACCCCGTTGCGTTTGTCAGTCTGGATTACCGGCACTTCCTGGCCTTAAACAATTTCTCTGATTTGGTTGGCCTGGTGTCGTCGTTGACTACAGACCAGTTGTTAACGCTTTCCCCGATGCTCTCTCCCGAGCAAAAGGCTCTGCTGCCGGAAGGCCAGCAGGCGTTAATTAACAAATCTGTGGAGGCGGGGTTCTCACTGGTTGATAGCGTGCACGACCCGATACTGAAAAATAGCCTGCATAACGTCGTGACCAACGATCTTTCAGTGTTCAGCTTTACGACGATCGAGTCCGCTCTTAAAGATTTAGCCTCTCAGTTAACGGGTGACCTCACCGAAAGCCAGTACAACGATATAAAAAATTATGTGCAGGAAATTGGCAATGTCTGCGGGACTGACTCGGCCATCTATTCCCTGGTGAATGGCATGATTGGCACGAATGGCGCATCCGTTTACTGGAGTGCGACCGGTGACGGGGAGCGAATTGGCAGCCTGAATGTAGGTTCGTCAGCGGTGCAATTTAACCAGCTAATTTCTAACTGGTTTGATGGCGCGAACGACCCGAAATCTTCCTCAGCCGATCATGTTGATGGGCGTCCGGTGTTCGCTAAAGGTGGCCCGACAATTAATGATATTCAGCAGGGCGGGGTTGGAGATTGTTCGCTCCTGTCGGCGCTTCAGGCGGTCGTGGACGCTTCCCCTGATTTTATCAAATCAATGATTGTTCAGAACCCGAACGATACCTACAGCGTGCGTTTCTTCAAAGACGGCGTGGCGCATTGGGTGACTGTCGATGGCAATGCTTATAGCAGTGGCACAAGTTCAGCCACCTCGAGTTGGGCGGCGATTGTCGAACGCGCGAACGTTGATTTTGAAGCGACGTATTTGAATGAAACGAATGATTACTCAAGTCTGCCGGGTGGCTACGATAAACTTGAGGAGATCACGGGTGATAACTACACCACATTCAGAGCGTTATATACCACCGAGGACAAATGGAACACCACGGATTATGAGCTGTTGAAAACCGCGGTGCTCAACGGGCAACCGGTGCAATTTTCCAGTTGGGAGAGTTCAAAAAATGCGACTACCGGGCAAACCAACTTTGTCAGTGGACACGCATTTGCGATCATCGGTTTTGATGACGTAACGAATGATTTTATTCTTTCCAACCCATGGGGCGCGTTCCGGAATGACAATGTTCAGGGAACATTTGAAGCGTCAATGGACCAAATGTGGCAGGGCGGTAATTTCAGCACGGGGATTTCCATCGTCAATTCAAATGGAGCACCTGACGCTGCCGGGCAGCTTGTTCACGCCATGGCGGCGGTGAATCCGTCACCTTCCGCAGCACTCGATACCCGCGCATTGGCACTCAATGTGAATAACGGCAATCTCGCGGCTTCGCACGCTTAA
- a CDS encoding helix-turn-helix domain-containing protein, with protein sequence MKKNDYQVCFGLAVRKQRNNRNLTQEELASLCDLDRTYIGSIERGERNVSLVNIHKIASALDIEVKELFE encoded by the coding sequence ATGAAAAAGAATGATTATCAAGTTTGTTTTGGTTTAGCTGTCAGAAAGCAACGAAACAATCGGAACTTAACACAAGAAGAACTTGCAAGCTTATGTGACTTGGACAGGACTTACATAGGTAGTATAGAGCGTGGAGAAAGAAACGTCAGCCTAGTAAATATCCATAAGATTGCCTCAGCTTTAGATATAGAAGTTAAGGAACTTTTTGAATGA